A window of the Brassica napus cultivar Da-Ae chromosome C5, Da-Ae, whole genome shotgun sequence genome harbors these coding sequences:
- the LOC106447806 gene encoding uncharacterized protein LOC106447806, with amino-acid sequence MSPAMDKAMMALSFEEEDEPFVLPNLPQFQSCERNAQSLIGRILNPDCQKMPGLILDMPRKWQKQGKFRGVTLSKENPPGDYIQYINIWVQIHNIPLNYYTSKAIMAFGEILGEVKVVSFDPDKPQVHDYVRVLLRFNVSKPLRKSKVIDLKEGGSTVLYFNYERVQKRCYECQRLNHEKDVCPLMIKKRKDAALLRRQRIIQEKMDAVLFLKADDPLYGVLSEYQVSICPSSGKRKISQEVLEEMRRYILMATENDKLVCIDRVWSSVSEMEKDPILQKTVLRLEAAPELTKQLDKGKGRVFDFDLNTSVKSKFNEKVNERKLMASSMKAHRSERPQQ; translated from the exons ATGTCGCCTGCAATGGATAAAGCTATGATGGCATTGTCTTTTGAGGAGGAAGATGAACCTTTCGTGTTGCCCAATCTCCCCCAGTTTCAATCTTGCGAGAGAAACGCGCAGAGTTTAATTGGGAGAATCCTCAACCCAGACTGTCAGAAGATGCCGGGTCTGATACTGGATATGCCAAGGAAGTGGCAAAAGCAAGGGAAATTCAGAGGAGTTACGTTGTCGAAAGAG AATCCTCCGGGGGATTACATTCAATACATCAATATATGGGTCCAGATTCACAACATCCCGTTGAATTACTACACATCAAAGGCAATTATGGCGTTTGGAGAAATCCTTGGAGAAGTAAAGGTGGTGTCTTTTGATCCAGATAAGCCTCAAGTGCATGACTATGTTCGTGTACTGTTGAGATTTAATGTTTCAAAGCCCCTGAGGAAATCAAAAGTGATTGATCTGAAAGAGGGAGGGTCAACAGTGCTATACTTTAACTATGAGAGAGTTCAGAAAAGATGCTATGAGTGTCAACGACTTAATCATGAGAAAGATGTATGCCcattgatgataaaaaaaaggaaagatgcAGCTCTACTAAGAAGACAAAGAATCATCCAAGAGAAGATGGATGCAGTTTTGTTTCTGAAGGCGGATGATCCTTTGTATGGTGTTCTTAGTGAATATCAAGTGAGTATATGTCCTTCATCAGGAAAAAGGAAGATCTCCCAAGAGGTTTTGGAGGAGATGAGGCGTTATATCTTAATGGCAACTGAAAACGATAAACTTGTGTGCATTGATAGAGTTTGGTCATCGGTTTCTGAGATGGAGAAGGATCCAATATTACAAAAAACAGTGCTCCGACTTGAAGCAGCACCAGAGCTTACAAAGCAGCTGGATAAAGGAAAAGGAAGGgtgtttgattttgatttaaatacCTCTGTCAAATCAAAATTCAATGAGAAAGTTAATGAAAGAAAGCTTATGGCTTCATCTATGAAGGCTCATAGAAGTGAGAGACCTCAGCAGTAG
- the LOC106445088 gene encoding uncharacterized protein LOC106445088 produces MTNSALRVVSSFVNLSLSQTSSSSFLTSIAMGICVSFHRRDSDSPPTVKIVSVNGDLREYHVPVLASQVLEAESAAASSSSSSSRPSSYFICDSDSLLYDDFIPAIKLEEPLQAEQIYFVLPVSKRQNRLTASDMAALAVKASVAIQSSAGKESRRRKKVRISPIMMLTQPNDNAVNGKPSESTVPKGRPLPNKTTPFKASSGYNRSGSVRSLKRYTSKRAKLAVRSFRLKLSTIYEGTVV; encoded by the coding sequence ATGACCAACTCTGCTCTACGCGTCGTATCTTCATTCGTGAATCTTTCTTTGTCTCAAACTTCTTCTTCAAGTTTTCTCACATCAATCGCAATGGGAATCTGCGTGTCGTTTCACCGGAGAGACTCCGATTCTCCCCCGACGGTGAAGATCGTGTCGGTTAACGGCGATCTCCGGGAATACCATGTTCCGGTGCTAGCGTCTCAGGTCCTGGAAGCAGAATCAGCCGCTGCTTCGTCTTCGTCGTCTTCCTCTAGGCCTTCCTCTTACTTCATCTGCGATTCGGATTCTCTCCTCTACGACGACTTCATACCGGCGATCAAGCTCGAAGAGCCGCTTCAGGCTGAGCAGATCTACTTCGTTCTTCCAGTCTCCAAGCGGCAGAACCGTCTTACGGCGTCGGACATGGCGGCTCTCGCCGTTAAAGCAAGCGTCGCGATACAAAGCTCCGCTGGGAAAGAGTCTCGCCGGCGTAAGAAAGTTAGAATCTCTCCGATCATGATGCTGACTCAGCCTAACGATAACGCTGTTAACGGAAAACCAAGCGAGTCGACGGTTCCGAAGGGAAGACCCTTACCGAATAAAACGACACCGTTTAAAGCTTCGAGCGGTTACAACCGGTCCGGTTCGGTACGTAGCTTGAAAAGATATACTTCTAAACGAGCAAAGTTGGCGGTTCGATCCTTTAGGCTCAAACTTTCAACTATCTACGAAGGCACCGTGGTGTAG